One genomic region from Candidatus Eisenbacteria bacterium encodes:
- a CDS encoding glycosyltransferase has product MLPRRAGDPHEAGRASPPRGSGLLLRALHVFIRGGPGAFLRRARRFVVKKIEARVPIEEALRRPLERERDHPADLRRLLAAASALSDPPRFDVVLVDRKGVPLSGEWREGIERSIAGCPSAALARETLREDAGGDALGRLLRSLTSEAVFLVRAGDSLRPGAIARAALAFREHPSASLLYGDEEVPLAGTSRTIPLFKPGWSPDLFRSSFFTGWPVIVRRVDAVDAAERLAGRGASALYELLLRLHEGPGAVVRLAAILGVRAEPPEVDFHEEVDRAMRGALAAWARERVPGAAVEKGRIPGSWRLRRPPSGRRTVSVIIPTRDGGRWLERGIPGVRKEHPLEILLADNGSRDPATLRLFASLEREGAARVLPFPGRFNFSFMMNEAARAARGEFLLFLNDDTEVLEAGSIAAMAEEADRPEIGAVGAQLLYPNGTIQHAGLVVGMGVVAGHLCKGMCAKGAPFFVSPLLPREVSAVDGACFLVRKRTFFDLGGFDAERLAVSFGDVDFCLRARAKGLRILYTPHAVFLHHETQSRRPDLDEREVAWMERRWGESLIEDPFYHPGLSLLDEVPRPRGWRRVR; this is encoded by the coding sequence TTGCTTCCGCGTAGGGCGGGAGATCCTCACGAAGCGGGCCGCGCGTCTCCTCCGCGGGGGTCGGGCCTTCTTCTTCGCGCTCTTCACGTGTTCATCCGAGGAGGACCGGGCGCGTTCCTCCGTCGCGCGCGCCGTTTCGTGGTGAAGAAGATCGAGGCGAGAGTCCCGATCGAAGAGGCCTTGCGGCGCCCTCTCGAAAGGGAACGCGACCACCCCGCGGATCTCCGCCGTCTTCTCGCTGCTGCGAGCGCGCTTTCCGATCCGCCGCGATTCGATGTCGTGCTCGTCGACCGAAAGGGAGTCCCTCTCTCGGGCGAATGGCGCGAGGGAATCGAGCGGTCGATCGCCGGCTGCCCGAGCGCGGCGCTCGCGAGGGAGACGCTAAGGGAAGACGCGGGCGGCGATGCTCTCGGCAGGCTTCTTCGGAGCCTGACGTCCGAAGCGGTGTTCCTCGTGCGGGCCGGCGACTCGCTCCGCCCGGGCGCGATCGCGCGGGCGGCTCTCGCTTTCCGCGAGCATCCGTCCGCTTCCCTTCTCTATGGAGACGAGGAGGTTCCTCTCGCGGGGACGAGCCGAACGATCCCCCTCTTCAAGCCGGGCTGGTCGCCCGATCTCTTCAGAAGCTCGTTCTTCACCGGATGGCCGGTCATCGTGCGTCGCGTGGACGCGGTCGATGCGGCGGAGAGGCTCGCGGGGCGCGGGGCGTCGGCCCTCTACGAGCTACTCCTCCGGCTTCACGAGGGCCCCGGCGCGGTCGTTCGTCTCGCGGCGATTCTCGGCGTGCGCGCCGAGCCTCCCGAGGTGGACTTCCACGAGGAGGTGGACCGGGCGATGCGGGGGGCGCTCGCCGCGTGGGCGCGGGAACGCGTTCCGGGCGCCGCGGTCGAGAAGGGCCGAATCCCGGGCTCGTGGAGGCTCCGCCGCCCGCCGTCCGGCAGACGAACGGTGAGCGTGATCATCCCGACGCGCGACGGGGGCCGCTGGTTGGAACGCGGCATCCCCGGTGTGCGCAAGGAGCACCCGCTGGAGATCCTCCTCGCGGACAACGGGAGCCGGGATCCGGCGACGCTTCGGCTCTTCGCCTCTCTCGAACGAGAGGGCGCGGCCCGCGTGCTTCCGTTTCCTGGACGTTTCAATTTTTCATTCATGATGAACGAGGCCGCTCGCGCCGCGCGCGGCGAGTTTCTCCTTTTTCTCAACGACGACACCGAAGTGCTCGAAGCCGGCTCGATCGCGGCGATGGCGGAGGAGGCGGACCGACCGGAGATCGGAGCGGTCGGCGCGCAGCTCCTCTATCCGAACGGAACGATCCAGCACGCGGGGCTTGTCGTCGGGATGGGCGTCGTGGCCGGGCACCTCTGCAAGGGGATGTGCGCGAAGGGCGCGCCCTTCTTCGTCTCGCCGCTCCTCCCGCGGGAGGTCTCGGCGGTGGACGGAGCCTGCTTCTTGGTGCGAAAGAGGACCTTCTTCGATCTCGGCGGGTTCGACGCGGAGCGCCTCGCGGTCTCGTTCGGCGACGTCGACTTCTGCCTCCGCGCGCGCGCGAAGGGGCTTCGGATTCTCTATACGCCGCACGCCGTCTTCCTCCATCATGAAACGCAAAGCCGCCGACCGGATCTCGACGAGCGGGAGGTCGCTTGGATGGAGAGAAGGTGGGGGGAGAGCCTCATCGAGGATCCGTTCTACCATCCCGGCCTTTCGCTTCTCGATGAGGTTCCGCGGCCGAGGGGATGGAGGCGCGTCCGATGA
- a CDS encoding ABC transporter permease, whose amino-acid sequence MGIIHTIRDCYAHRVLIQSLVARQLRARYRGSLLGFVWTFLNPLLLMLVYSLVFSVYMRFDMEDYGAFMFAGLLPWLWFSASLSEGVNSIVSSGNLITRAMFPPEVLPIVSVFSNGLNFVFSLPVLFLIYLAYGVPIGPAVLALPIVMAVQLVLTLGIVLALSALNVQFRDVQHLLGSLLVFWFFLCPIIYPLSKVPDGLRVFALGNLMGALVTAYQDVLFHNRLPSWPLLGLAAAAAIAILLVGDALFRRRRETFAEWL is encoded by the coding sequence ATGGGCATCATCCACACGATCCGCGACTGCTACGCCCACCGGGTTCTGATCCAGAGCCTGGTCGCGCGGCAGCTCCGCGCGCGCTACCGCGGCTCTCTTCTCGGTTTCGTGTGGACCTTCCTGAACCCGCTTCTTCTCATGCTCGTCTATAGCCTCGTCTTCAGCGTCTACATGCGCTTCGACATGGAGGATTACGGCGCCTTCATGTTCGCCGGGCTTCTCCCGTGGCTCTGGTTCTCTGCGTCCCTCTCCGAGGGGGTCAACTCGATCGTCTCGAGCGGGAACCTGATCACGCGGGCGATGTTCCCTCCGGAGGTCCTCCCGATTGTGTCGGTCTTCTCGAACGGGCTGAACTTCGTCTTCAGCCTGCCGGTTCTCTTCTTGATCTATCTCGCGTACGGAGTGCCGATCGGTCCCGCCGTTCTCGCGCTTCCGATCGTGATGGCGGTGCAGCTCGTCCTCACGCTCGGCATCGTGCTCGCGCTTTCTGCGCTCAACGTTCAGTTTCGGGACGTGCAGCATCTGCTCGGAAGCCTCCTTGTCTTCTGGTTCTTTCTGTGTCCGATTATTTATCCGCTTAGCAAAGTGCCGGACGGTCTTCGGGTCTTCGCCCTCGGGAACCTGATGGGCGCCCTCGTGACCGCGTACCAGGACGTCCTCTTCCACAACCGCCTTCCCTCGTGGCCTCTTCTCGGCCTCGCGGCGGCGGCGGCGATCGCGATCCTCCTTGTCGGGGACGCCCTCTTCCGGCGGCGCCGAGAGACCTTCGCGGAGTGGCTCTAA
- a CDS encoding ABC transporter ATP-binding protein produces MENGSRPIALEVSGVSKRFRKARLARNYTTLKSLFVRRKGAAPAHFFHQALEEISFRVPAGETWGIIGPNGSGKSTLLKLITGIYRPDAGRIAVRGTIASLIELGAGFHPDFTGRENVFLNGIVLGMSKKEVLARFDDIVAFSEIGDFIEEPVRTYSTGMYMRLAFSIAVHVDPDVLLLDEILSVGDEAFQRKSRERIRSFQSRGKTILMVSHDLAAVEEFCSRALLFMGGKIACEGAPADVIARYREGVEEKAAG; encoded by the coding sequence ATGGAGAACGGTTCCCGTCCGATCGCGCTCGAGGTGTCCGGGGTCTCCAAGCGCTTCCGAAAGGCGAGGCTCGCGCGGAACTACACGACCCTGAAGAGCCTCTTCGTCCGGCGAAAAGGAGCCGCGCCCGCACACTTCTTCCACCAGGCGCTCGAAGAGATCTCCTTCCGCGTTCCCGCGGGGGAGACGTGGGGGATCATCGGACCGAACGGATCGGGGAAGAGCACGCTCCTCAAGCTCATCACCGGCATCTACCGGCCGGACGCGGGGCGAATCGCGGTCCGCGGAACGATCGCGAGCCTGATCGAGCTCGGCGCCGGCTTCCATCCCGATTTCACCGGCCGCGAAAACGTCTTCTTGAACGGGATCGTTCTCGGCATGTCGAAGAAAGAGGTGCTCGCGCGCTTCGACGACATCGTCGCCTTCTCGGAGATCGGCGACTTCATCGAGGAGCCGGTTCGGACCTACTCGACCGGAATGTACATGCGCCTCGCCTTCTCGATCGCGGTGCATGTCGACCCGGACGTCCTTCTTCTCGACGAGATCCTCTCGGTCGGCGACGAGGCGTTCCAGCGGAAGAGCCGCGAAAGGATCCGCTCGTTCCAGTCGCGCGGGAAGACGATCCTGATGGTGAGCCACGACCTCGCCGCGGTGGAGGAGTTCTGCTCGCGCGCGCTTCTCTTCATGGGCGGGAAGATCGCGTGCGAGGGCGCTCCCGCCGACGTCATCGCGCGGTATCGGGAGGGCGTGGAGGAGAA
- a CDS encoding glycosyltransferase, producing the protein MGGRRLGRSRQPCLGLRGRGPGGDPDRLERYGSYLFGRILSARDLRSLAFLPGAETGPPPAWAIRLEDDLVLNNDGSRMIPEQSRGSGLYVEHVARYRFAAALARGRRVLDCACGTGYGSRILREAGALDVIGVDIDPAAVEYARAHFSGEGIRYLVGDAARLERIEDRSIDLYVCLETIEHVADGEALVLAAARVLKPNGIFLCSTPNWEVSRAHNPFHVKELTLAEFRALLSTGFSDARVFFQRNYLATRIAPGTLDGEEKEADGRAIVISADELRESPEEAPYFLAAAANGPLPELMPRVDLGPPEATERDRRYIQNLEGGVAERDRAIAERDRAIAERDCAITELSRAGEETRALAGALRERVAEHEGTIDALGRRIKEEEAAHAASIEERNQYIQNLEGGVRERDDRIRDLEIAGSRREMVLALWLIQAGIRVNRLFGKIPTRAYRFLRDRWKQRAASAVAPAGGAPFFSVVVPVHNHSAYLEQAIESALGQTFADFECVIYDDASTEPEARRLLEQYAAHEKARVVFGDRNRGLSGALNQCIAHARGEYLAFLDCDDLLDRDALRKAAAVLAKESQAIDILYTNRMDIDERGEILRFWDFRNRAVGPPADELLKGMFCSHLKVIRREAFRCTGLYRSEYDSAQDYDMALRLSEGGVFRFLPESLYRHRVHRGQATQGSPALQEALAAKARAAALVRRSLARGELGKRVSIVILSLNRVADTKRCVEAVARHTPLSHEVLVVDNGSTEEALRDLRALASTDRSFRLHEAGRNLGCGGGRNLGVEMTGGEYVVFLDNDIEVSPGWLEKLLAEMETDERLAACCCRVIFPDGRIQYNGGAIRRGARRIRFDLIDTGKNAADLSSLETHDCDWIPGGATIFRREALVSFPYDTEIAGAYEDNDWSMRVRAAGYRLKNAPLAAVVHHHMDFNAAVRRDRHYLDARYNKETLERTLLGFYRKHGVFIDEEDLYRYLGYEGSDAFIERHAPEKRIASA; encoded by the coding sequence TTGGGCGGAAGAAGGCTCGGAAGAAGCCGGCAACCTTGTCTCGGCCTTCGAGGAAGAGGACCGGGCGGCGATCCTGATCGACTCGAACGGTACGGCTCCTATCTCTTCGGGAGGATCCTCTCCGCCCGGGATCTCCGTTCCCTTGCGTTCCTCCCCGGTGCCGAGACCGGACCCCCTCCTGCATGGGCGATCCGCTTGGAGGATGATCTCGTGCTGAACAACGACGGAAGCCGGATGATCCCTGAGCAGTCGAGGGGAAGCGGTCTCTATGTTGAGCACGTCGCCCGGTACCGCTTCGCGGCCGCTCTTGCGAGAGGCCGGCGGGTGCTCGATTGCGCATGTGGAACCGGCTACGGCTCTCGAATCCTGCGTGAGGCGGGGGCTCTCGACGTGATCGGCGTGGACATCGATCCGGCGGCCGTCGAGTACGCCCGCGCGCACTTCTCGGGCGAGGGGATCCGCTATCTCGTCGGCGACGCGGCGCGCCTGGAGCGGATCGAGGACCGCTCGATCGATCTCTACGTCTGCCTCGAGACGATCGAGCATGTCGCCGACGGAGAGGCGCTCGTCCTCGCCGCGGCAAGAGTGCTGAAACCGAACGGGATCTTCCTCTGCTCGACGCCGAACTGGGAGGTCTCGCGGGCGCACAATCCTTTTCATGTAAAAGAATTAACACTCGCCGAGTTCCGGGCTCTTCTCTCGACCGGGTTCTCCGACGCGCGCGTCTTCTTTCAGAGAAACTACTTGGCGACGCGCATCGCGCCCGGGACGCTCGACGGGGAAGAAAAGGAAGCGGACGGCCGCGCGATCGTCATTAGCGCGGACGAGCTTCGCGAGTCGCCCGAGGAGGCTCCCTACTTTCTCGCGGCGGCGGCGAACGGCCCGCTCCCCGAGCTGATGCCGCGGGTCGATCTTGGTCCTCCCGAGGCGACGGAGAGGGACAGGAGATACATCCAGAACCTCGAGGGGGGAGTCGCGGAGCGGGACCGCGCGATCGCGGAGCGGGACCGCGCGATCGCAGAGCGGGACTGCGCGATCACGGAGCTCTCGCGCGCGGGCGAGGAGACCCGCGCCCTTGCCGGCGCGCTCCGAGAGAGGGTCGCCGAGCATGAGGGAACGATCGACGCTCTCGGGCGCCGAATCAAAGAGGAAGAAGCCGCGCACGCCGCCTCGATCGAGGAGAGGAACCAGTACATCCAGAATCTCGAGGGGGGAGTGCGGGAAAGGGACGATCGGATCCGCGATCTCGAGATCGCCGGCTCTCGGAGAGAAATGGTCCTCGCGCTTTGGCTGATCCAGGCCGGGATCCGCGTGAACCGTCTGTTCGGAAAGATCCCGACGCGCGCCTACCGATTCCTCCGCGATCGGTGGAAGCAGCGCGCCGCCTCGGCCGTGGCTCCCGCCGGAGGGGCGCCGTTCTTCAGCGTCGTCGTTCCCGTGCACAATCACTCCGCGTATCTCGAGCAAGCGATCGAGAGCGCGCTCGGCCAGACGTTCGCCGATTTCGAGTGCGTTATCTACGACGATGCGTCGACAGAGCCGGAGGCGCGGCGTCTCCTCGAGCAATACGCGGCGCATGAGAAGGCGCGGGTGGTCTTCGGGGATCGAAATCGCGGCCTCTCCGGGGCGCTCAACCAGTGCATCGCCCATGCGCGCGGGGAATATCTCGCCTTCCTGGATTGCGACGACCTGCTGGACCGAGACGCTCTCCGAAAAGCCGCGGCCGTTCTGGCGAAGGAATCTCAGGCCATCGATATTCTCTATACGAACCGTATGGACATCGACGAACGAGGAGAGATCCTCCGTTTCTGGGATTTTCGTAACCGAGCGGTCGGACCTCCGGCGGACGAGCTTCTGAAGGGGATGTTCTGCAGCCACCTCAAGGTGATTCGCCGCGAGGCATTCCGCTGCACGGGGCTCTACCGGAGCGAGTACGACTCGGCGCAGGACTACGACATGGCGCTTCGGCTCTCCGAGGGGGGCGTCTTCCGGTTTCTTCCGGAGAGCCTCTACCGGCACCGCGTTCACCGCGGCCAGGCGACCCAGGGATCGCCCGCCTTGCAGGAAGCGCTCGCGGCCAAGGCGCGGGCGGCGGCGCTCGTTCGCAGAAGCCTCGCGAGGGGAGAGCTCGGCAAGCGCGTGTCGATCGTGATCCTCTCGCTGAACCGGGTGGCGGACACGAAGCGCTGCGTCGAGGCCGTCGCCAGGCACACGCCTCTTTCCCACGAGGTTCTCGTAGTCGACAACGGCTCGACCGAGGAGGCGCTCCGGGACCTCCGCGCGCTCGCCTCGACCGATCGGTCCTTCCGCCTGCACGAGGCGGGGCGCAACCTCGGGTGCGGCGGCGGGCGGAACCTCGGGGTCGAGATGACCGGCGGGGAGTACGTCGTCTTTCTCGACAACGACATCGAGGTTTCCCCCGGGTGGCTCGAAAAACTCCTCGCCGAGATGGAGACGGACGAGCGTCTCGCCGCGTGCTGCTGCCGCGTGATCTTCCCGGACGGACGGATTCAGTACAACGGCGGCGCGATCCGAAGGGGCGCGCGGCGGATCCGATTCGATCTCATCGACACGGGGAAGAACGCGGCGGATCTCTCTTCTCTCGAAACGCACGACTGCGATTGGATTCCCGGAGGCGCGACGATCTTCCGAAGGGAAGCGCTCGTCTCGTTCCCTTACGACACGGAGATCGCCGGCGCCTACGAGGACAACGATTGGTCGATGCGCGTGCGTGCGGCCGGATATCGCCTGAAGAACGCGCCGCTCGCCGCGGTCGTTCATCATCATATGGACTTCAATGCGGCCGTCCGGCGCGATCGCCACTATCTCGACGCCCGGTACAACAAGGAAACCCTCGAGCGCACCCTCCTCGGCTTCTATCGGAAACACGGGGTCTTCATCGACGAGGAGGATCTCTATCGGTACCTCGGCTACGAGGGGAGCGACGCCTTCATCGAGCGGCACGCTCCGGAGAAGCGGATTGCTTCCGCGTAG